A single window of Nicotiana tomentosiformis chromosome 1, ASM39032v3, whole genome shotgun sequence DNA harbors:
- the LOC104091132 gene encoding probable ubiquitin-conjugating enzyme E2 24, with translation MDEANKSYGEIEEILDDVEQRFKQIKKFDLLPHPPYDHHFLTYDRNFKNLVSGSTFHQRIENEWLSLENKLPSSILVRSYEKRIDLMRAVIVGPPDTPYAHGLFFFDILFPRNYPNCPPRIHYHSYDLDLNSYLDPKGKVSLSLLEYGNSVTNWYCGVQDKWNLQKSDILQVLTAIQTSVLSANLLNPGGGEGLRESNNLEWLKYKKALTLTCKGMLYMLREPPLNLQDFVEGYFRTRAHYILLNFRKQMDGSDVMLKLFLELYRAFEQNGTYCKHHLSGVLQGAHLPEEEKTNKKGFVKNVATILNDFLS, from the coding sequence ATGGATGAGGCAAACAAGTCTTATGGGGAAATAGAAGAGATTTTAGATGACGTTGAGCAGAGGTTTAAGCAGATCAAGAAATTTGACCTACTTCCTCATCCTCCCTATGATCACCATTTTTTAACGTATGACAGAAATTTCAAAAACTTGGTATCGGGAAGTACCTTTCACCAACGGATTGAAAACGAATGGCTTTCGTTGGAGAACAAACTTCCAAGTTCCATTCTTGTTAGGTCTTATGAGAAGAGGATTGATCTTATGAGAGCAGTCATAGTTGGTCCACCCGATACGCCTTATGCCCATGGCCTCTTCTTCTTCGACATACTTTTTCCAAGAAATTACCCTAATTGTCCTCCAAGGATTCACTACCATTCTTATGACCTTGACTTGAATTCCTACTTGGATCCCAAGGGCAAGGTTTCCCTTAGCCTCTTGGAATATGGGAACTCGGTGACTAACTGGTACTGCGGTGTTCAAGACAAGTGGAATCTACAGAAGTCTGACATATTGCAAGTGCTCACAGCTATTCAAACTTCAGTCTTGAGTGCCAACCTCTTAAATCCTGGTGGTGGAGAAGGTTTGCGAGAATCCAACAACTTAGAATGGCTCAAATACAAGAAAGCCTTAACCTTGACATGCAAGGGCATGCTTTATATGCTGAGGGAACCCCCTTTGAACTTACAAGATTTTGTAGAGGGATACTTTAGGACAAGGGCTCACTACATTCTGTTGAACTTTAGGAAGCAAATGGATGGCAGTGACGTCATGCTTAAACTTTTCCTTGAACTCTACAGGGCATTTGAACAGAATGGAACCTATTGCAAGCATCATCTTTCGGGAGTACTTCAAGGAGCGCACCTGCCTGAAGAGGAAAAGACCAACAAGAAAGGGTTTGTTAAGAATGTTGCAACCATATTGAATGACTTCCTAAGCTGA